One genomic window of Synergistes jonesii includes the following:
- a CDS encoding GntR family transcriptional regulator: MMQHSRLYNTSSDYVYFDLRDKIASRELKPKQRLLEVKIATEMGVSRTPVREALRRLASEGLVKIVPNSGARVASPTPNEMENAYSVREYLENLSVELACRNGLDSRAIESLESVLAAEESASEKEDIDAFLEANNAFHRLIAESGKNQVLCEHIDSIMTRTNVFIFFCDDFDEEKKASVAEHRAILRAIAKRDREGAQREMREHLTHSHRALAAAEGKVN, encoded by the coding sequence ATGATGCAGCATTCAAGGTTATATAACACGTCTTCGGATTACGTTTATTTCGATCTCCGCGATAAGATCGCAAGTAGAGAGCTGAAGCCGAAGCAGAGGCTCCTCGAGGTCAAGATAGCGACGGAGATGGGGGTGAGCCGCACGCCGGTGCGCGAGGCTCTGCGCAGGCTCGCCAGCGAAGGGCTGGTGAAGATCGTGCCGAACAGCGGAGCGAGGGTGGCTTCCCCGACGCCGAACGAAATGGAGAACGCCTACAGCGTGCGCGAATATCTTGAAAACCTGAGCGTCGAGCTCGCCTGCCGCAACGGGCTCGACAGCCGCGCGATAGAAAGCCTCGAGAGCGTCCTGGCCGCTGAAGAGAGCGCTTCCGAGAAGGAAGACATAGACGCCTTCCTCGAAGCGAACAACGCCTTCCACAGGCTCATCGCGGAATCGGGAAAGAATCAGGTGCTCTGCGAGCATATCGACAGCATCATGACGCGCACTAACGTCTTTATCTTTTTTTGCGACGACTTCGACGAAGAGAAAAAAGCTTCCGTCGCGGAGCACCGCGCTATTTTGCGCGCAATAGCGAAGCGCGACAGGGAGGGCGCCCAGAGGGAGATGCGGGAGCACCTGACGCATTCGCATCGCGCCCTTGCGGCCGCGGAGGGCAAGGTCAACTGA